One Fulvia fulva chromosome 8, complete sequence DNA window includes the following coding sequences:
- a CDS encoding Acetylcholinesterase, with amino-acid sequence MLNVDARWTRSCKAALTTSMEKGSNPVATKPLTRPTRLASKPVFFFSSLLALLIFYNFVPQCHHAVQSFFTLESWADPSPRVELKQGTFIGTHLDNENHPVPVEAFLGIAYALPPTGERRFARAVPMPESREVFPATDYSLRCPGKQLLRIPGTPWLESSEDCLTLNIFRWRGSFSYQKKLPVLVYIHRGAFNRGFAAMHDTASMLAWSEEPFIALSFNYRIGALGFLNSQLTEKEGLLNLGLHDQKLLLEWVQDNIEAFGGDPNDVTIAGLSAGAHSIGHHIMDVNEERTLFHKAVIESGAATSRAVHPANSKLHEMQFEKFVAQVGCSGKKGSEILSCLRQAPSEVVTAAQTTVFDEYNPSVRWAWQPVIDDDIVSRRPLDAWKSGKWHKVPIMTGFNHNEGTMYVPKKVQKSDEFNSFFATLLPQLGKAGLKKLAELYPDPAKAESSPYVDTRNLTDLGIGEQYKRVEAAYGHYAYVCPVRQTADFASAGQEPPVFLYHWAVNKAVIGGANHGDQIWYETMSPLVRNVSPTHDEIARRFNSYVTSFIVTGDPNTLQGRKAISRPRWGKFSEGKKTMVFGAGNDEAAGGSQVGVASEWVDDEWAREECKFWWEKSEVPED; translated from the exons ATGTTGAACGTTGACGCACGCTGGACCAG ATCTTGCAAGGCTGCGTTAACAACAAGCATGGAGAAAGGCAGCAATCCTGTTGCGACTAAGCCGTTGACGAGGCCGACTAGATTGGCGTCGAAGCCCGTGTTTTTCTTCTCCTCGCTACTGGCTCTCTTGATCTTTTACAACTTTGTGCCGCAGTGTCATCATGCGGTACAGTCTTTCTTTACGCTGGAAAGTTGGGCGGATCCGTCGCCGAGAGTCGAGCTGAAGCAGGGAACATTCATTGGAACTCATCTGGATAATGAGAATCATCCTGTGCCGGTCGAAGCATTCCTTGGAATTGCGTATGCTTTGCCTCCAACTGGAGAGAGACGATTTGCACGGGCTGTACCAATGCCAGAGAGTCGAGAGGTTTTCCCTGCGACGGATTACTCGTTGAG ATGCCCTGGCAAGCAACTCCTGCGAATCCCTGGAACACCTTGGCTTGAGTCTAGCGAGGACTGCCTGACTTTGAACATCTTCAGGTGGCGAGGTAGCTTCTCCTACCAGAAGAAGCTGCCGGTTCTGGTATACATCCATAGAGGTGCTTTCAACCGTGGCTTCGCTGCTATGCATGATACTGCATCGATGCTAGCTTGGTCTGAAGAGCCATTCATCGCCCTCTCGTTCAACTACCGCATTGGTGCTCTTGGCTTCCTCAACAGCCAGCTGACCGAGAAGGAAGGCTTGCTGAACCTCGGACTGCACGACCAGAAGCTGCTACTCGAATGGGTGCAGGACAACATCGAGGCTTTCGGAGGCGATCCCAACGATGTGACGATTGCTGGACTGAGCGCAGGCGCTCATTCCATTGGCCATCATATCATGGACGTTAACGAAGAGCGCACTTTGTTCCATAAAGCTGTCATTGAGTCTGGCGCAGCTACTTCCAGGGCGGTCCATCCAGCAAACTCGAAGCTGCATGAGATGCAATTCGAGAAGTTCGTCGCTCAAGTTGGCTGCTCGGGTAAGAAAGGCTCTGAGATTCTGTCTTGTCTTCGCCAAGCACCTTCCGAGGTCGTCACAGCCGCTCAGACGACAGTGTTTGACGAGTATAACCCATCGGTCAGATGGGCATGGCAACCTGTCATTGACGACGATATCGTTTCTCGCCGACCGCTTGATGCATGGAAGTCCGGCAAATGGCACAAGGTTCCGATCATGACCGGTTTCAATCACAATGAGGGCACCATGTATGTGCCGAAGAAAGTGCAAAAGAGCGATGAGTTCAATTCTTTCTTCGCGACACTCCTCCCGCAATTGGGCAAAGCTGGTCTCAAGAAACTCGCGGAGCTATACCCAGACCCAGCAAAGGCCGAGTCCTCGCCATATGTTGATACCCGCAACCTCACCGATCTGGGCATCGGCGAACAGTACAAGCGTGTCGAAGCAGCTTACGGTCACTATGCTTACGTCTGCCCTGTACGGCAAACCGCCGACTTTGCAAGCGCTGGACAAGAACCTCCCGTCTTTCTATACCACTGGGCAGTCAACAAGGCTGTAATTGGTGGTGCCAACCATGGTGATCAGATCTGGTATGAGACGATGTCACCTCTGGTACGAAACGTCTCGCCTACGCATGACGAGATTGCGAGACGTTTTAATTCCTATGTCACCAGCTTTATCGTGACTGGTGATCCAAACACATTGCAGGGACGGAAGGCGATCAGTCGGCCAAGATGGGGAAAATTCAGTGAAGGGAAGAAGACGATGGTGTTTGGGGCTGGGAATGATGAGGCTGCTGGTGGCAGTCAGGTTGGTGTGGCCTCGGAGTGGGTTGATGATGAGTGGGCGAGGGAGGAGTGCAAGTTTTGGTGGGAAAAGTCGGAAGTGCCTGAAGATTGA
- a CDS encoding Solute carrier RCH1 — MTYLLPTYLEPQSPRTKMATRRLSEDSRRPSEDSLQSFKPSPTTFKPQTRSQRWKSKALTFLSDLLSMAVMIPISSRHHLPMSIQEQKSVAVFYTCVIVIFLITGCTLDSSVLARNYKRWRTHIYVLGQCFLVCSSLLFDIVSAAGASRNLDPGILIGFMVLDCVPTTISSNVVMTAQANGNQELILVETTISNFLGVFISPALVVMYTSVPTWYNDILPHGFPPI, encoded by the exons ATGACATATCTTCTGCCGACATACTTGGAGCCACAATCACCAAGAACTAAAATGGCGACCCGTCGACTCAGCGAAGACTCACGAAGGCCATCAGAGGACAGTCTACAGAGCTTCAAGCCATCACCTACGACCTTCAAACCACAGACAAGATCACAAAGATGGAAGTCGAAGGCACTCACTTTCCTCTCAGACCTCCTGTCCATGGCTGTCATGATCCCCATCTCCTCTCGGCACCATCTACCCATGTCAATTCAAGAGCAGAAATCTGTGGCGGTCTTCTACACCTGTGTCATTGTCATCTTCCTTATCACAGGCTGTACACTCGACTCCAGCGTCCTCGCCCGCAACTACAAAAGATGGAGGACGCATATCTACGTCCTCGGACAATGCTTTCTGGTGTGTTCATCTCTGCTGTTTGATATTGTCAGCGCCGCTGGCGCAAGTCGAAACCTGGATCCTGGGATCCTGATCGGCTTCATGGTGCTGGATTGTGTGCCAACTACCATCTCGAGTAACGTAGTCATGACAGCTCAGGCGAACGGCAACCAGGAGTTGATACTGGTTGAGACAACAATCAGCAACTTTCTCGGAGTCTTCATCTCGCCAGCGCTAGTGGTTATGTATACCTCAGTACCCACCTG GTACAATGACATTCTGCCTCACGGCTTCCCACCCATCTAA